A genomic region of Caulobacter sp. NIBR2454 contains the following coding sequences:
- a CDS encoding S10 family serine carboxypeptidase-like protein encodes MPIRPAAVAALLLLSAAPAAHAQASGAPAVANQPRAMTAQTRHLGRFNDQKVAYQAIVAQTLVPDASGIPRAAIVTTAYVRTDVKDLAARPVMFIFNGGPGASTTPLHFGAFGPMRRVGEGAEQTLIDNPVSPLDTVDLVFIDPVGTGYSRPFTPQDGKAFWSRTGDAASVRYVIEQWLKTNRRQSSPRYILGQSYGTTRAALIAKDAAALKLDGVLLFALVGASEGREMPFVTSLPSLATVAWWHKRGGHAGRSVEQVYEDAVRFARTDYVTALIQGSSLPAGDRRKIAQTMSAMTGLSVDFILSKDLRLTNRDFMFELLKDHGLRTGQLDGRATRALDAPAQRPPYDDPGLSFSLEKAPAAPKAAKPDIAVPVGKGESTAVEVYFRKTLKFDSPETYTSLNLEVNAAWDHEGMGDANVFLGQAMKADPKLRLFWASGLYDITTPAYRGRYALDQAGVPADRLTAARFPGGHSVFTEEGNRAALAEAVRKFVRPQGDH; translated from the coding sequence ATGCCGATACGACCCGCCGCCGTGGCCGCGCTCTTGCTCCTAAGCGCGGCTCCAGCCGCCCACGCTCAGGCAAGCGGCGCGCCCGCCGTGGCGAACCAGCCTCGCGCGATGACGGCCCAAACGCGCCATCTTGGCCGGTTCAATGATCAGAAGGTCGCCTACCAGGCGATCGTCGCCCAGACCCTCGTTCCCGACGCCTCGGGAATCCCAAGAGCCGCGATCGTCACCACGGCCTATGTCCGCACAGACGTGAAGGACTTGGCCGCGCGGCCGGTGATGTTCATCTTCAACGGCGGGCCGGGCGCCTCGACCACGCCCCTGCATTTTGGCGCCTTTGGCCCCATGCGCCGGGTGGGCGAGGGCGCTGAGCAGACGCTCATCGACAATCCGGTCAGCCCGCTGGACACCGTCGACCTGGTCTTCATCGATCCGGTTGGTACGGGCTACAGCCGCCCGTTCACGCCGCAGGATGGCAAGGCGTTTTGGAGCCGCACAGGCGACGCCGCCTCCGTCCGATACGTGATCGAGCAATGGCTGAAGACCAACCGTCGCCAGTCCTCGCCCCGTTACATCCTGGGCCAGAGCTACGGGACGACCCGCGCCGCCCTGATCGCCAAGGACGCAGCCGCCCTCAAACTCGACGGCGTGCTGCTTTTCGCTCTAGTGGGGGCGAGCGAAGGGCGCGAGATGCCCTTTGTGACCAGTCTGCCAAGCCTGGCCACGGTCGCCTGGTGGCACAAGCGGGGCGGCCACGCGGGCCGGTCGGTCGAGCAGGTCTATGAGGACGCCGTCCGCTTCGCCCGCACCGACTATGTGACCGCTCTCATCCAGGGCTCGAGCCTGCCTGCCGGCGACAGGCGCAAGATCGCTCAGACGATGTCGGCCATGACCGGGCTGTCAGTCGACTTCATCCTGTCCAAGGACCTGCGGCTGACCAATCGCGACTTCATGTTCGAACTGCTCAAGGATCACGGCCTGCGCACAGGTCAGCTTGACGGGCGCGCCACGCGGGCCCTCGACGCGCCGGCCCAACGCCCGCCATACGACGACCCAGGTCTGTCCTTCTCCTTGGAAAAAGCCCCGGCCGCGCCCAAAGCCGCCAAGCCCGATATCGCCGTACCGGTCGGCAAGGGAGAGTCGACCGCCGTTGAGGTCTATTTTCGCAAGACCCTCAAGTTCGACAGCCCTGAGACCTACACCTCCCTCAATCTTGAGGTGAACGCGGCCTGGGACCATGAAGGCATGGGCGACGCCAACGTCTTCCTTGGCCAGGCCATGAAGGCCGACCCCAAGCTTCGTCTCTTCTGGGCTTCCGGCCTCTACGACATCACCACGCCCGCCTATCGGGGGCGCTACGCCCTCGATCAGGCCGGCGTTCCCGCCGACCGTCTGACGGCGGCGCGGTTTCCCGGGGGACACTCGGTGTTCACCGAGGAAGGCAACCGCGCGGCCCTGGCCGAGGCCGTGCGCAAGTTCGTTCGACCCCAGGGGGACCATTGA
- a CDS encoding S10 family peptidase has protein sequence MSITKRQWLAGAASAAGLAGLGGAWAQEPAAAGPFVTRHAGVFNGRKLNYTATVGETILRDSAGVATARFVSTSYVRDKADQSRPVIFAFNGGPSSSSQTLHMMALGPKRPPVAQDPRSPEPAPSLIDNSFSVLDAADIVMVDPAETGFSRILPGGKREYFYSVEGDAQSVSDFVVAWCQANGRQASPKYVLGESYGTLRAAFMAGQLAKTLPLDGVFIFGQAVNMIETSQRAKNAVSYATNITALAAIAAYHGKAERSDRPMNLIIDEAYAFGMGEYLQALVRGSDLPASERQALAGKLQAMTGISADYYLANGLTITKMAFQRELLKDEGLMVGMYDARYVGPIPKPGERLPDPSFKPMQAIGPMMLEHYAKNLGVTWPASDYRSSAPQTSGWSWAPTLGPGGPFYDFDYQSQLSKAFAANPKFRLMVGTGIFDLTTTVGPARYLVSQSDYPRDRVIQRQYVGGHMAYTNEPTLKAFNDDVRAFVTGGRL, from the coding sequence ATGTCGATCACAAAACGCCAATGGCTGGCCGGGGCGGCTTCTGCGGCGGGACTGGCGGGGTTGGGCGGCGCCTGGGCGCAGGAACCTGCGGCCGCTGGCCCTTTCGTCACCCGGCACGCGGGCGTCTTCAATGGTCGAAAACTGAACTATACCGCCACCGTGGGCGAGACGATCCTTCGCGACAGCGCGGGGGTGGCGACGGCGCGGTTTGTGAGCACATCCTATGTGCGCGACAAGGCCGACCAGAGCCGGCCGGTGATCTTCGCCTTCAATGGCGGGCCGAGCAGTTCGTCTCAAACCCTGCACATGATGGCTCTGGGACCAAAGCGTCCGCCGGTCGCGCAAGATCCCCGGTCGCCTGAACCGGCGCCCAGCCTGATCGACAACAGCTTCAGCGTCCTGGATGCGGCTGACATCGTCATGGTCGATCCGGCGGAGACGGGGTTCAGCCGCATCCTGCCGGGCGGCAAGCGCGAGTACTTCTATTCGGTGGAGGGCGACGCCCAGTCAGTTTCCGATTTCGTCGTCGCCTGGTGCCAGGCCAATGGCCGCCAAGCCTCACCCAAATACGTCTTGGGCGAAAGCTACGGCACCTTGCGCGCCGCCTTCATGGCTGGGCAGCTGGCCAAGACCCTGCCGCTGGATGGCGTGTTCATCTTCGGCCAGGCGGTGAACATGATCGAGACGAGCCAGCGGGCCAAGAACGCTGTCTCCTACGCCACCAACATCACCGCCCTGGCGGCCATCGCCGCCTATCACGGCAAGGCCGAACGCAGCGACCGGCCGATGAACCTGATCATCGACGAGGCCTACGCCTTTGGCATGGGCGAGTATTTGCAGGCTCTCGTGCGTGGAAGCGATCTGCCGGCCTCCGAGCGCCAGGCCCTGGCCGGCAAGCTTCAGGCCATGACGGGGATCAGCGCCGACTACTATCTGGCCAATGGCCTGACCATCACCAAGATGGCCTTCCAGCGTGAGCTTCTGAAGGACGAGGGACTGATGGTAGGCATGTACGACGCCCGCTATGTGGGCCCGATCCCTAAGCCGGGCGAACGCCTGCCCGACCCTTCCTTCAAGCCGATGCAGGCCATCGGGCCGATGATGCTGGAGCACTACGCCAAGAACCTTGGGGTGACCTGGCCGGCCTCGGACTATCGCTCCTCGGCGCCGCAGACCAGCGGCTGGAGCTGGGCGCCGACCCTGGGCCCCGGCGGGCCGTTCTATGATTTCGACTACCAGTCCCAGCTATCGAAGGCCTTCGCAGCCAATCCGAAGTTTCGCCTGATGGTCGGCACGGGGATTTTCGACCTGACAACCACGGTGGGCCCAGCGCGCTACCTGGTCTCGCAAAGCGACTACCCGCGCGACCGTGTGATCCAGCGTCAGTATGTGGGCGGCCACATGGCCTACACCAACGAGCCGACCCTGAAGGCCTTCAATGACGATGTGCGCGCCTTTGTGACGGGAGGGCGGTTGTAG
- a CDS encoding LytTR family DNA-binding domain-containing protein — MATEYVREAHIQSARQRRFARIAFAFRQRRKNPLIAPRTWTSPLFTSFYGAIALGVLLGFAGPFGSYQSLAYPQRYAFWFGCVATGHALAIATLQILRPAAAFARLPKLAAIVIVALISTLPMMFVVAWALGVVNPAQSTPPGHLASLYVSVAAVQLVIAGIAIWPFLSHRGPARSVEDLSADPFFQRVPDRLGRELLALEAQDHYLMVHTRRGSALIHMRLSEAVKLLPGQLGFQAHRRWWVARKEVARMRRDGHQTLIELTGGLTVPVGRTYLAAVRSGLEARTA; from the coding sequence TTGGCGACGGAATACGTCCGTGAAGCTCACATCCAGTCGGCTCGACAACGCCGGTTTGCGCGAATAGCGTTCGCTTTTCGCCAACGCCGCAAGAATCCCTTGATCGCCCCCCGCACCTGGACCTCCCCGCTCTTCACCAGCTTTTACGGGGCGATCGCGCTGGGGGTCTTGCTTGGGTTCGCGGGGCCGTTTGGCTCCTACCAATCTCTGGCCTACCCCCAACGCTACGCCTTCTGGTTCGGCTGTGTGGCGACGGGCCACGCACTGGCGATCGCCACCTTGCAAATCCTTCGTCCCGCGGCGGCGTTCGCGCGTTTGCCGAAGCTCGCCGCGATCGTGATCGTGGCTTTGATCTCGACCCTGCCGATGATGTTCGTCGTGGCCTGGGCGCTCGGCGTGGTGAACCCCGCACAGTCGACGCCGCCCGGGCATTTGGCGTCGCTTTATGTTTCGGTGGCGGCGGTCCAGCTGGTCATCGCCGGCATCGCGATCTGGCCGTTTCTCTCCCACCGCGGGCCAGCGCGCTCTGTGGAGGACTTGAGCGCCGATCCGTTCTTCCAGCGCGTTCCTGATCGGCTGGGGCGTGAGTTGTTGGCCCTTGAGGCGCAGGACCACTATCTAATGGTCCATACACGTCGCGGTTCGGCGCTCATCCACATGCGCCTGAGCGAAGCCGTCAAACTCCTGCCGGGGCAGCTTGGCTTTCAAGCGCACAGGCGTTGGTGGGTCGCGCGCAAGGAAGTCGCGCGGATGCGCCGCGATGGGCATCAAACGCTCATAGAGCTGACCGGCGGTTTGACCGTACCGGTCGGCAGAACCTATCTCGCGGCGGTCCGCTCAGGCCTTGAAGCGCGTACTGCCTGA
- a CDS encoding (2Fe-2S)-binding protein produces the protein MTFDLLINGQKRRVDVPADQPLLWVLREQLGLKGPKFGCGVGACGACTVHMDGQAVRSCVTPVEAVGQASVITIEGLAANGGLHPVQQAWIEEDVAQCGYCQAGQIMAVVSLLAETPSPSDEEIDASLTNLCRCGTYTRIRTAIRRAAELMKQRVA, from the coding sequence ATGACATTCGACCTTCTCATAAACGGCCAGAAACGGCGCGTCGACGTACCTGCTGATCAACCGCTTCTGTGGGTATTGCGAGAGCAGCTTGGCCTCAAGGGCCCGAAGTTTGGCTGTGGCGTCGGCGCCTGCGGAGCCTGCACGGTTCATATGGATGGCCAGGCCGTTCGTTCCTGCGTCACCCCGGTCGAAGCCGTCGGCCAGGCCTCGGTCATTACGATCGAGGGCCTTGCAGCGAACGGCGGCCTGCATCCTGTTCAGCAGGCCTGGATCGAAGAGGACGTCGCTCAATGCGGGTACTGTCAGGCTGGCCAGATCATGGCCGTCGTCAGCCTGCTGGCTGAAACGCCGAGCCCGTCTGACGAAGAGATCGACGCCAGCCTCACGAACCTGTGCCGGTGCGGCACATACACGCGCATCCGCACCGCGATCCGCCGCGCCGCCGAGCTCATGAAGCAGCGCGTCGCATGA
- a CDS encoding xanthine dehydrogenase family protein molybdopterin-binding subunit, whose protein sequence is MSAATLTTSRRDLLKAAAGAGALLVFARPQAGRAATRFMGEIGPFVRIETNGAVTIGFHVGEMGQGVSTSLPMLIAEELDVPFERVSIQAMPLRLARNARGQVRSYLGAGQSTAGGSNSVRVGFMPLRQAGARARRMILEAAAERWGVPVDELTTQGGVVRHAASSRTLSYGQLAGEAAKRPEPVGEMVLKAPEQFSIIGKPQRHLDADRIVRGEPLFGIDAEMPGMLHAVIARCPYLGGKVDTLDEAHGLGLPGVVALVPIHAANAPAAPLNPKSTPLAEGVAVVARSFWEALQAREALKITWSRGQGAAADESSERAYADTWAKMETTPGDLVRKDGDFAGLQTPSAGRISAKYEAAMVAHVCMEPPNAIVSVDPDGKRATAILATQAPDAGVTVISSVTGIDPLQIDVTLVRMGGGFGRKFDQDMVAEAAIIANAVRRPIKLVWTREDDIQHDLYRPGACHILDAAVTPQGRLVGWRHRLATHSRLAGAAGDLAPKLIEYYPDDFPAGHVPNMQVEYHLLPSAAPRGAWRAPGHVVNAFAIECFLDEIAVATNQDPVELRLEMIGAGGALSYMYLPQMPRRTFDTRRYAAVIRRAAETAGWGKPLPKGSGRGFAAHYTFESYVAQVVEVTVADGRLRIDRVTAAVDAGMIINPNGARAQIEGSINDGLSAALGQAITISDGQVQQRNFNDYEMLRMDGAARRIDVSFIESLEPPHGLGEPGVPPLAPALANAIFAATGVRLRKTPMWPDLRRALEAKTSKAPRRS, encoded by the coding sequence ATGAGCGCGGCGACGTTGACGACTTCCCGGCGCGACCTGCTGAAGGCGGCGGCCGGGGCCGGCGCGCTTTTGGTGTTCGCCCGACCGCAGGCCGGCCGCGCGGCCACACGCTTCATGGGCGAGATCGGTCCGTTTGTTCGCATCGAGACGAACGGCGCGGTGACGATCGGCTTCCACGTCGGAGAAATGGGCCAGGGCGTGTCGACCTCCCTGCCGATGCTCATCGCCGAAGAGCTGGACGTGCCGTTCGAGCGGGTATCGATCCAAGCGATGCCGCTGCGTCTGGCGCGAAACGCCCGAGGGCAAGTACGCTCGTATCTGGGCGCCGGCCAAAGCACCGCCGGCGGCTCCAACAGCGTGAGGGTCGGCTTCATGCCCCTGCGGCAGGCCGGCGCCCGCGCGCGGCGGATGATCCTCGAGGCGGCCGCCGAACGCTGGGGCGTTCCGGTGGACGAACTCACAACTCAAGGCGGCGTCGTGCGGCATGCTGCTTCCAGCCGTACCCTCAGCTACGGCCAACTCGCCGGGGAGGCCGCCAAGCGCCCCGAGCCGGTCGGCGAAATGGTCCTCAAAGCCCCGGAACAGTTCTCCATCATCGGCAAACCTCAGCGTCATCTGGACGCGGATCGTATCGTCCGCGGCGAGCCGCTGTTTGGGATCGATGCGGAAATGCCCGGCATGCTCCACGCCGTCATCGCCCGCTGTCCCTACCTCGGCGGCAAGGTCGACACCTTGGATGAGGCCCACGGCCTTGGACTTCCCGGCGTCGTCGCGCTCGTCCCCATCCACGCCGCCAATGCGCCGGCGGCGCCTTTGAACCCCAAAAGCACGCCGCTGGCGGAGGGCGTGGCCGTCGTGGCCAGATCCTTCTGGGAGGCGTTGCAGGCCCGCGAGGCGCTCAAGATCACCTGGAGCCGAGGGCAAGGAGCCGCCGCCGACGAAAGCTCCGAGCGCGCCTACGCCGACACCTGGGCGAAGATGGAGACGACCCCCGGCGACCTCGTCCGCAAGGACGGGGATTTTGCGGGTCTGCAAACGCCCAGTGCGGGAAGGATCAGCGCCAAGTATGAGGCGGCGATGGTCGCCCACGTCTGCATGGAGCCGCCCAACGCCATCGTTTCGGTCGATCCCGACGGCAAGCGCGCTACGGCGATTCTGGCCACCCAGGCGCCTGACGCCGGCGTGACCGTCATATCATCAGTGACGGGGATCGATCCGCTGCAGATCGACGTCACGCTCGTGCGCATGGGCGGGGGTTTTGGCCGAAAATTCGACCAGGACATGGTCGCCGAAGCGGCGATCATCGCCAACGCGGTGAGGCGCCCGATCAAGCTCGTCTGGACCCGCGAGGACGACATCCAGCACGATCTCTACCGACCCGGCGCGTGCCACATCCTGGACGCTGCAGTGACCCCTCAAGGCCGCCTCGTGGGTTGGCGACACAGACTGGCGACGCATTCACGTCTGGCGGGCGCAGCCGGCGATCTGGCGCCCAAACTGATCGAATACTATCCCGACGACTTCCCGGCCGGTCACGTGCCGAACATGCAGGTCGAGTATCACCTTTTGCCATCGGCGGCTCCGCGCGGGGCCTGGCGCGCGCCAGGCCACGTCGTCAACGCGTTCGCGATCGAGTGCTTCCTTGATGAGATCGCAGTCGCCACAAACCAAGACCCGGTGGAGCTGCGCCTTGAAATGATCGGAGCCGGCGGCGCCCTTAGCTACATGTACCTGCCTCAGATGCCGCGCCGCACGTTCGACACCCGGCGCTACGCGGCGGTCATCCGGCGGGCGGCCGAGACCGCCGGGTGGGGCAAGCCGCTGCCCAAGGGCTCGGGGCGCGGATTTGCGGCGCACTACACCTTCGAAAGCTATGTCGCCCAGGTCGTTGAGGTGACGGTCGCCGACGGCCGCTTGCGCATTGATCGGGTCACCGCGGCGGTGGACGCGGGCATGATCATCAATCCCAATGGAGCGCGCGCCCAGATCGAGGGCAGCATCAACGATGGCTTGTCGGCGGCGCTGGGCCAGGCGATCACCATAAGCGACGGCCAGGTCCAGCAGCGCAACTTCAATGACTACGAGATGCTGCGCATGGATGGCGCGGCCCGGCGCATCGACGTGAGCTTCATCGAGTCGCTTGAACCTCCCCACGGTCTCGGGGAGCCGGGCGTGCCGCCGCTTGCGCCGGCCCTGGCCAACGCGATCTTCGCCGCGACAGGCGTGAGGTTGCGCAAGACGCCGATGTGGCCGGACCTTCGTCGCGCGCTCGAAGCTAAGACGAGCAAAGCCCCGAGGCGCTCGTAG
- a CDS encoding pirin family protein: MIEMVIEQRRRSLGGGLDVGRVLPFAKRRMVGPFIFFDHIGPIDIGPGVGREVDVRPHPHIGLSTVTYLYSGEMMHRDSLGYEQVVRPQEVNWMTAGSGITHSERLEKARAVGDHLHGIQAWVALPTQDEETAPAFAHYEGGDLPAWRDQGVRGHLIAGDAYGLTATARTHSPLFYVHLDLEPGASAEIPSGHSERAVYVASGQVELGGQRLVAGQMAVLSHQASSVHATSPSNVMVLGGEPVGERFLYWNFVSSSRDRLRQAAEDWKAGRMKLPDGDALEFTPLPDDARITPSATS, translated from the coding sequence ATGATTGAAATGGTGATTGAACAGCGACGTCGCAGTCTTGGAGGCGGGCTGGACGTCGGCCGCGTGCTGCCGTTCGCCAAGCGGCGGATGGTGGGGCCCTTCATCTTCTTCGACCACATCGGGCCCATCGATATCGGTCCCGGGGTCGGCCGCGAGGTCGATGTTCGGCCCCATCCCCACATCGGCCTTTCGACCGTCACCTATCTCTACTCTGGCGAGATGATGCATCGCGACAGCCTGGGCTACGAGCAGGTCGTCCGCCCGCAGGAGGTCAACTGGATGACCGCAGGCAGCGGCATCACCCATAGCGAGCGCCTCGAGAAGGCCAGGGCGGTGGGCGACCATCTGCACGGAATCCAGGCGTGGGTCGCGCTGCCGACGCAAGACGAGGAGACCGCGCCCGCCTTCGCCCACTACGAAGGCGGCGATCTGCCGGCCTGGCGCGACCAGGGCGTGCGCGGTCATCTGATCGCCGGCGACGCCTATGGCCTGACCGCGACGGCCCGGACCCATTCGCCGCTTTTCTATGTCCATCTGGATTTGGAGCCGGGCGCGAGCGCGGAAATCCCCAGCGGACACAGCGAGCGGGCCGTCTATGTGGCGAGCGGCCAAGTCGAGCTTGGCGGCCAGCGTCTCGTGGCTGGGCAGATGGCGGTCTTGAGCCACCAGGCCTCATCGGTGCATGCGACCTCTCCGTCGAACGTCATGGTGCTGGGCGGAGAGCCGGTGGGCGAGCGGTTCCTCTATTGGAACTTCGTGTCCTCCTCGCGTGATCGGCTGCGCCAGGCGGCCGAGGACTGGAAGGCTGGCCGAATGAAACTTCCCGATGGTGACGCCCTGGAGTTCACGCCGTTGCCCGATGATGCGCGGATCACGCCATCGGCGACCTCGTGA
- a CDS encoding hydrolase, which yields MTLRNGLDSLLRPEDSVLVLIDHQPYQLANLNSHDPQAVVNNTTALAKAAKAFGVPTILTSVIAARGGLLFRHITDVFPGQEVIDRTFINTWEDKKVVDAVKATGRKQLIIAGLWTEVCVAMPVIQALGEGWDVTVVTDASGGTSVESHQVAIQRMIGAGANMMTWMAVAAEWQRDWARTEHVADLTEILIQHAGGSGVAYLWEQQLLNTPVGA from the coding sequence ATGACCCTGCGCAACGGCCTCGATTCACTCCTTCGTCCGGAGGACAGCGTCCTCGTGCTGATCGACCATCAGCCCTATCAGCTGGCCAATCTCAACAGCCACGATCCCCAAGCCGTGGTGAACAACACCACGGCCCTGGCCAAGGCCGCCAAGGCCTTTGGCGTGCCCACGATCCTGACCAGCGTGATCGCCGCGCGTGGCGGGCTGCTCTTTCGGCATATCACCGACGTCTTCCCCGGCCAGGAGGTGATCGACCGCACCTTCATCAACACGTGGGAGGACAAGAAGGTGGTCGACGCGGTCAAGGCGACCGGCCGCAAGCAACTGATCATCGCCGGACTTTGGACCGAGGTCTGCGTCGCCATGCCGGTGATCCAAGCGCTCGGCGAGGGCTGGGATGTGACCGTCGTCACCGACGCTTCCGGCGGCACCTCTGTGGAATCCCACCAGGTCGCCATCCAGCGCATGATCGGCGCCGGCGCAAATATGATGACCTGGATGGCCGTGGCCGCCGAATGGCAACGCGACTGGGCGCGCACCGAACATGTCGCCGACCTCACCGAGATTCTCATCCAGCATGCCGGCGGCAGCGGCGTCGCCTACCTGTGGGAGCAGCAACTGCTCAATACGCCCGTCGGGGCCTGA
- a CDS encoding LysR family transcriptional regulator, which yields MDTEDLRTFVEVADAGGVSQAARRLGLAKSIVSRRLFRLEAELGTQLLARTTRGTVLTEAGATFRDYAAKISAEIDVAKETILPEGELRGRLRISAPLTFGPTHFAPVLAEMARRHPKLSIHTCYTDQFVDLVAEGYDCAIRVGYLQDSNLVARRVGPVFGKLVASPRYIERHGAPQRPEEILDHEALMQGTEAWRFMDGDKTVSVRPQGRFKADNAAALVAAALAGLGLAYVPNDFTDEHIASCALLEVMTDYPPPPAAAYILRAPGQHPARKIRVLTELLIEHCN from the coding sequence ATGGACACCGAAGATCTGCGCACCTTCGTGGAGGTGGCCGACGCAGGGGGCGTTTCGCAGGCGGCGCGCCGGCTTGGCCTGGCCAAATCCATCGTCAGCCGACGGCTGTTTCGGCTGGAGGCGGAACTTGGGACGCAGTTGCTGGCGCGGACCACACGGGGCACCGTTCTCACCGAAGCGGGCGCGACCTTTCGCGACTACGCCGCCAAGATCAGCGCCGAGATCGACGTGGCCAAGGAAACGATCCTTCCCGAAGGCGAGCTGCGCGGGCGCCTGCGGATCTCAGCGCCGCTGACCTTCGGGCCGACGCACTTTGCGCCCGTGCTAGCTGAGATGGCGCGACGCCACCCCAAGCTGAGCATCCACACCTGCTATACCGATCAGTTCGTGGACCTGGTGGCGGAGGGTTATGATTGCGCGATCAGGGTCGGATATCTGCAGGACTCCAACCTCGTCGCGCGACGGGTGGGGCCGGTGTTTGGCAAGCTGGTGGCCAGTCCTCGATACATCGAGCGCCATGGGGCGCCGCAAAGACCCGAGGAAATCCTCGACCATGAAGCCTTGATGCAAGGCACCGAGGCGTGGCGGTTCATGGATGGCGACAAGACGGTCAGCGTGCGTCCCCAGGGCCGCTTCAAGGCCGACAACGCGGCCGCGCTCGTCGCCGCCGCGCTCGCCGGACTTGGGCTTGCCTACGTCCCGAACGACTTCACCGATGAACACATCGCCTCTTGCGCGCTGCTTGAGGTCATGACGGATTATCCGCCGCCGCCGGCCGCGGCCTATATCCTGCGCGCGCCAGGTCAGCATCCTGCGCGTAAAATCCGCGTGCTGACCGAGCTTTTGATCGAACACTGCAACTAG
- a CDS encoding GNAT family N-acetyltransferase: protein MLDPEIRDHSELKRYELAIDGDVAVVTYNLGASGLMVTETLVPEALEGRGLASRLAKHVIADAKQRGIVILPVCPFFAGYFQKHPEHADVVHPTYRQILGI, encoded by the coding sequence ATGCTTGATCCTGAAATCCGCGATCATTCCGAGCTCAAGCGCTATGAGTTGGCGATCGACGGCGACGTCGCTGTCGTGACCTACAATCTGGGAGCCTCCGGCCTAATGGTCACCGAGACCCTGGTCCCAGAAGCCCTGGAAGGCCGGGGGCTGGCCAGTCGGCTCGCCAAGCATGTCATCGCCGACGCCAAGCAAAGGGGCATTGTGATCTTGCCTGTCTGCCCGTTCTTCGCCGGCTATTTTCAAAAGCACCCCGAGCATGCGGACGTGGTGCATCCCACCTATCGGCAAATCCTCGGCATCTAG